The Salvelinus sp. IW2-2015 unplaced genomic scaffold, ASM291031v2 Un_scaffold1322, whole genome shotgun sequence genome includes a window with the following:
- the zgc:136439 gene encoding glucose-1-phosphate thymidylyltransferase isoform X1 — protein sequence MKAVILAAGYGTRLQRDVDNDTSRRFKHLAGIAKPLLPVGHCALISHWVQALNTTGCVDTVFVITNALHHKAFEEWALDFPNVKVLSDGTKSNEDRLGAVACLQLTVKHFKIEDHVIVIGGDTLFKEDFSLIKVKEKFSDLQAMCEDSSLVLSYQCKDEETQKYGILEVDEDLRVLCMKEKPLPSETKSRRACPCFYLFSKKILHLLDAFLEENKEAPIEEKDAPGNFLSWLISRKPVYIHQISGRFDVGNLPSYVECDRYFRENLQDVKSYMM from the exons ATGAAAGCGGTTATTCTCGCTGCGGGATATGGAACAAGGTTGCAGAGAGATGTTGATAACGACACGAGCAGAAGATTCAAACATCTGGCTGGCATTGCCAAGCCACTACTTCCTGTGGGGCACTGTGCCTTGATAtctcactgggtccaagctttgAATACCACTGGATGCGTGGACACCGTCTTTGTCATT ACCAATGCCCTCCACCACAAAGCATTTGAGGAGTGGGCCCTGGACTTCCCTAATGTCAAAGTGCTAAGTGATGGAACAAAGAGCAATGAG GACCGTCTTGGTGCTGTCGCctgtcttcagctaacagtcaaGCACTTCAAGATCGAAGACCATGTAATAGTTATCGGAGg agacacttTGTTCAAGGAAGATTTCAGTCTCATTAAAGTTAAAGAGAAGTTTTCTGACCTGCAAGCAATGTGTGAAGACAGCAGTCTGGTTCTTTCCTACCAATGTAAAGATGAGG AGACACAGAAGTACGGTATTTTGGAAGTCGATGAAGACCTTCGGGTGCTCTGTATGAAGGAGAAACCTCTTCCCTCTGAGACAAAATCAAGGAGAGCA TGTCCATGTTTCTACTTGTTTTCCAAGAAAATCCTTCATCTATTGGATGCCTTTCTTGAAGAAAATAAG GAAGCACCAATCGAAGAAAAGGACGCACCTGGAAACTTTTTGTCGTGGCTCATTTCAAG AAAGCCTGTGTATATTCATCAGATTTCTGGCCGTTTTGATGTGGGAAAcctgccctcctatgttgaatgtGACCGGTACTTCAGAGAAAATCTTCAAGATGTGAAGTCTTACATGATGTAG
- the zgc:136439 gene encoding D-glycero-alpha-D-manno-heptose 1-phosphate guanylyltransferase isoform X2: MKAVILAAGYGTRLQRDVDNDTSRRFKHLAGIAKPLLPVGHCALISHWVQALNTTGCVDTVFVITNALHHKAFEEWALDFPNVKVLSDGTKSNEDRLGAVACLQLTVKHFKIEDHVIVIGGDTLFKEDFSLIKVKEKFSDLQAMCEDSSLVLSYQCKDEETQKYGILEVDEDLRVLCMKEKPLPSETKSRRACPCFYLFSKKILHLLDAFLEENKLFFQRKHQSKKRTHLETFCRGSFQESLCIFIRFLAVLMWETCPPMLNVTGTSEKIFKM; the protein is encoded by the exons ATGAAAGCGGTTATTCTCGCTGCGGGATATGGAACAAGGTTGCAGAGAGATGTTGATAACGACACGAGCAGAAGATTCAAACATCTGGCTGGCATTGCCAAGCCACTACTTCCTGTGGGGCACTGTGCCTTGATAtctcactgggtccaagctttgAATACCACTGGATGCGTGGACACCGTCTTTGTCATT ACCAATGCCCTCCACCACAAAGCATTTGAGGAGTGGGCCCTGGACTTCCCTAATGTCAAAGTGCTAAGTGATGGAACAAAGAGCAATGAG GACCGTCTTGGTGCTGTCGCctgtcttcagctaacagtcaaGCACTTCAAGATCGAAGACCATGTAATAGTTATCGGAGg agacacttTGTTCAAGGAAGATTTCAGTCTCATTAAAGTTAAAGAGAAGTTTTCTGACCTGCAAGCAATGTGTGAAGACAGCAGTCTGGTTCTTTCCTACCAATGTAAAGATGAGG AGACACAGAAGTACGGTATTTTGGAAGTCGATGAAGACCTTCGGGTGCTCTGTATGAAGGAGAAACCTCTTCCCTCTGAGACAAAATCAAGGAGAGCA TGTCCATGTTTCTACTTGTTTTCCAAGAAAATCCTTCATCTATTGGATGCCTTTCTTGAAGAAAATAAG CTCTTTTTTCAAAGGAAGCACCAATCGAAGAAAAGGACGCACCTGGAAACTTTTTGTCGTGGCTCATTTCAAG AAAGCCTGTGTATATTCATCAGATTTCTGGCCGTTTTGATGTGGGAAAcctgccctcctatgttgaatgtGACCGGTACTTCAGAGAAAATCTTCAAGATGTGA